tacagctggagctgggattcaaaccttcaagtTCAAGCTCAAAGGCAGATGCTGCAAGtgcaaccactgtgctaccagtgTTTGTTCCATAAACTGGAGCagaggtggcgtagtggttcgagccaTTGCCTTCcagtctgaaggttgttggtttgaatcctactcgATACAACCCTTGACAAGGCTTgaccaaggcacttaccttgcttgaatttacacagtaaaaatactaaGCCTAAGGGCATGGCTGTACTCGTACACATTTTCCTAACACTGAGGTAAATGTCTTCGCAATTGTTGCTGCATGATGACGCACAGAAAAGTACTGAAGGTGCCACTgcacaatatacacacatataaaaatttggaagaaaataaaaattgttagCAGAAATTTACCAAGACTTCTGATggcacacacagagaacacacacacccacctgtTGACGAAAGTAGCGGCCAGAGCCAGCAGGACGGTTCCGAACAGAACAGGCTTGGTGAAGCGCTTCGCAGCCGACAATTTGTGGGGCTTAATCATGGCGCTTcctcacaaatatttttttttttttttttttttttttaatttttaaaccacGGAGCTGTATGCGGTCTGTCCTTCAGGAACGCCCGCAGCACTCGCTAACTCCTGTGGTATCGCTTTCGAAACGTCACTTCCTGTTTCGTCACCACTTCCGGTTTCTCGTTAGCCGTTTTCCAAACAATAGTTTACCGTGTTTTTAAAGCGCAGCGAAGTGGCGTTTCAAATGTGCCGCGTCgtcagaaacacatttaaactcGCGTAAGATGTGGGCATAATTATGTAGCGTTAGTGAATAAAGCCGGAACTCGTGATTTGGCGCCAGTTGCCGGTCGGACCCCTTTTAGAGCAGGACCCGACGTTGCTAAGGGAAGCGCTGTTGTTGCTCGTGGGGTGGCGTGTGCGCTTTAAACGGGCATTCAGGGTCGTTCTCCCGGGAAATGGAGGtcgtgaaataaataaataaataatgtcgAGAAGGGGCCGTTTCTCGGGACCGGACCGGTTCGAATACCTGCAGGCGCTCGTCACCGAGTTCCAGGACACGGACAGCGCGGGTGCGCGAGCCTGCGtgtttgcggggggggggtcgcttCAGTTCCGCTCCAATTTTGAGCCGTGATGATTTCGAGGGTTTCGTTCGGCTCGGCGCTGATGTTTCGCGTTTCTCGTGTCGCTTCCAGAGGCCAAGCAGCAGGTCCTGGCGAACCTCGCCAACTTCTCGTATGACCCCAGGAACTCGGACGCCCTGCGGAGGCTGCAGGTGACCGAGCTCTTCCTCGACATGCTGACGGAGGAGAGCGAGGACCTGGTGGAGTTCGGCCTCGGTAAGTAAGTGACCGGCGGTGGTGCCTCGTGAGCTCACGTGACTAACTCGGGGGGTTTGTGCGTAACTCGGGGTGGCTGTACGTAACTCCGTACCTCCACGTTTACACCCCAAGTTAATGccaataatgtgtttttatgtaaataatagtttaataaaataatagacATCCCTCTATTTATTCACAGCTCACATTCAGTAAAATAGTTAGCAAtagctgcaataaataaaacacactttgtttGAAGCTTCCCTGCAATAAGCTCATCTTTCATGTTACGCTCTCTATTGGGACTAAAACTCCCAACTTGTTCGTTCAACAAAGTCACCGAGCGCTAAGTCTTGGTGAATGGAGGGTTACCGGAAAAGAGGCTCTAATAGATTTACAAAACGTGTCGGTGGGTATTTGTGGAAACCTACTTTTTAAGGCTGCGACTGAGTTTAAGGCGATTTCACACTAATATTCTGTGTTGCATgggggacgcagtggcgcagcgggtttggccgggtgctgatctccggcgggtctggggttcgcgtcctgcttggggtgccttgagatggactggtgtcccgttctgggcgtgtcccctctccctccagctttgcgccccatggtgccgggttaggctctggttcgccacgaccccactcgggacaagtggtttcagactgtgtgcatgtgtgcgcacaCGCTCTCCGTtgctgcactttactgccaATAAACTTGATGGGTTAGGTTTTCTTAATGGACATGATTATAATGTAGTTACATgagaattaaaaatacattgtcatcCACAGAGTCCTATTCAGTGCTCATTGTGCATCGTGTAAAAATGTGCAACACCTGTCGTTATGTTATCGATGACAAACCGAACACAAgttgtaaacacagtggaagtgagttgaatgagaTCGGTcccatacttttttttttttgggtgcgCTTTGCTGCCATCTCTCATCCACGGGCGCCTGCTGCAGGAGGCCTCTGTAACCTCAGCGTGGACCACGAGTGccgagacgagatcctgcagagCGGAGGCGTTGCCCTGGTGACGG
This genomic window from Scleropages formosus chromosome 1, fSclFor1.1, whole genome shotgun sequence contains:
- the armc7 gene encoding armadillo repeat-containing protein 7; amino-acid sequence: MSRRGRFSGPDRFEYLQALVTEFQDTDSAEAKQQVLANLANFSYDPRNSDALRRLQVTELFLDMLTEESEDLVEFGLGGLCNLSVDHECRDEILQSGGVALVTGCLSSRREETVLSAIGTLMNLTTASSRAQTTDRAVLQCMLRFSLSKSTRLRNLATVFLQDYCSQEQVEQAQHELQGHTQTALGIPLPEDPVGGRGGT